GGATGAATTGCAGCAGCGCCGTATCATCATGGCCATCAACAAGAGAAGACTTTGAAGTTGTTGGCGGCTGAAACCATGGAGGACATTGACGTTTCTTACCGGTGGACCCGGTGGTGTTTGCCAAAAAGAAGAGCTAAGCCGTGACAGGCTTAGCTCACTTTTGGTGCGGCGGCCTTGATGGCATCCGACACCCGGTTGAACTTCTGGAAGTTGTCTACAAAGAGCTGGGCCAGCTTTTCCGCCTGCCGGTCATAGGCGGCCGGATCAGGCCAGGTGGCCCTGGGATCCAGCACTTCCGCCGGGACGCCGGGACAGGCCCTGGGGACGGCCAGGCCAAAGACCGGGTGGACGGTAAACTCCTGCCGCTCCAGTTCCCCGTTTAGAGCGGCAGTGATCATGGCCCTGGTGTAGGGGAGGTCCATGCGCTTGCCGGTGCCGTAGGGGCCGCCGGTCCAGCCGGTATTCACCAGGTACACCCTGACCTGGTGCTCGTCAATTTTCTTACCCAGCATTTCGGCATAGACCGCAGGATTCAGGGGCAGGAAAGGGGCGCCGAAACAGGCGGAGAAGGTGGCTTGCGGTTCGGTGATGCCTCTCTCCGTGCCGGCCAGCTTGCTGGTGTACCCGGATAAAAAGTGATACATGGCCTGCTCTTTGGACAGCCTGGCAATGGGGGGCAGGACGCCGAAAGCATCCGCCGTCAGGAAAACAATAACCTTGGGATGGGCTGCCACCCCCGGAATCAGGGCATTGGGAATATGGTCCACCGGATAAGCGGCCCGGGTATTCTCCGTTAAGCGGTCATCGTCATAATCGGCCAGGCGGGCCGACTCCTGCAGGATCACGTTTTCCACCACGGCGCCGAATTTGATGGCCTGGTAAATCTGGGGCTCCTTTTCCGCGGAAAGGTTAATGCATTTAGCGTAACAGCCCCCCTCGATATTGAAGATACCGGCCTCGGACCAGCCGTGCTCGTCGTCGCCGATAAGAAACCTGTTGGGATCGGCGGACAGGGTGGTCTTGCCGGTGCCGGACAAACCGAAGAACAGAGCCACCTGGCCATCCTTGCTTTGATTGGCGGAACAATGCATGGAAAGCACGTTCTTCTGGGGCAAGAGATAGTTCATCACACTGAAGATGGATTTTTTTATTTCGCCGGCATACTTGGTGCCGCCAATCAAGACAAGCCTATCCGTGAAGCTGATGATGATGAAAGCCTCCGAGTTGGTACCGTGCACCGCCGGGTTCGCTTCAAAACCGGGGGCGCTGATCACCGTGAATTCCGGCCGGTGATGGGCCAGCTCCCCCGCGGCCGGGCGTAGGAATAGTTGGTGGGCAAACAGGTTGTGCCAAGCGTATTCATTGATCACCCGGATAGGCATGCGGTAGGTTTTGTCCGCCCCGGCGAACCCGTCAAAGACGAAAAGTTCTTTATTTTTCAAATAAGCTAAAACATCAGCATAGAGGCGGTGGAACTTGTCCGGTGCGATAGGGCGGTTCACCGGACCCCAGTCGATCTGGTCCCGGACGGCAGGGTCATTCACGATGAAGCGGTCATTAGGAGAGCGGCCGGTATACTTGCCGGTTTCCACCGCCAGGGCACCGGTGGAGGTAAGCCGTCCTTCTTGCCTGGCCAGCGCCGCTTCAACGAGCTGGGGTACGGACAAGTTGAAGTGGACTTTTTTTGCCTGCAATGGAAAAGGATTCAATTTCATCGTCCCCCTCAGTAAATTTTTTACTTCCTCTCGGTTCCTATGCAGGAGGAATTTGGATGGCTTCCATATAACAATATTACCTTAATTACAATCATTTTGCATCGATCTTTTTCGTACAAGCCGGGACTTGGGCCCAGGCAAAAATAGGACTTAAAGGGTACATCACCTTATGCAATAATAAATGTATATCAATCTGCCCTGAGTCTTGTTGCCTGCACTCAAGATGCCGTTCAGGAGGCAATCATGTATTTAGGAAGCGTCAGGTTTTACAAGCACGTCATCTATTTGTCCATGGCCCTGATCCTGGTGGGATTAATCCTGGGGATCTATGCGCTGGGTAAAGAACTCCTGGGCAGGTTTACCCTGCCATCCGCCGGAGCTGCTGAAACGGTGGCGGCAGCGGTGGAGGAAGTCATCCCCCCTCCCCCGGAGGCGGAGGAAGAGGCGGTTCAGCCCGCTGCCTTTGACCAGCTTCCCTATCAAACTGCTTTTCCGGAGCTTTACGCCCTGCCGCCGGCAGCTCAGCGCCAGGCCCAAAACGTGGCCTACCTGACTTTTGATGACGGGCCTTCTGCCAGGACGCTGGAGATCTTAGATATCCTCAAGGAACACGAGATTAAAGCCACCTTTTTTGTGGTGACGGAAAACTGTGATGCGGAAATCTTAAAACGGATCGTGGCCGAGGGGCATGCCATCGGCATCCATACCCACAGCCACAAGTACACGGAGATCTATCGCTCGGTAGAGGATTACCTGGCTGACTTTCAAAAAGCGTATGATATAATTTACCAGGCGACTTCGGTGAAACCGGATATTTTCCGTTTTCCCGGGGGCAGCATCAACTCTTACAACCGGGGCATCTACCAGGAACTGATCTCGGAAATGTTGAGACGGGGCTTTGTGTATTATGATTGGAACATCTCCACGTTGGATACGGTGCCCCGGATCAGCGCGGAAAAAATCATCCAACATGTGGCTTCGTCCATCCAGGGGCAGAGCAATTTGTTTATCCTGGCCCATGACAGCGGGGATAAGAGGAATACGGTGGAGGCTTTGCCGGAAATCATTGACCTCGTCAAGGCCAGGGGATATGTCTTTGATAAGATTGAAAATTCAGTTAAGCCTGTGGTTTTTGCTTATCCCGAATAATCATCCTCTGACAGCGGGGCATGACGGTCTAAACTTGTCAAGTAAAGGAGGATATTAGTCATAAAATAGCGAATTGTTGGGAGATGGAAAATTGTACCCCAATCCGCAGTTAGGAGGGTCAGCATTCATGGTCAGCAATTTCAAACAAGCTTGGCGAGAAGTGTTTTCTTTCAGCAAGGCTTCCGGCAGCGGTGCCCAAAACGAGACCGGCCATGGCCTTCCGCAGAATAACCTCGTGGATACCGCAGGCGGGAAAGAGACGGCCGCGCCGAAAGGGCCTGACCAAAAAGAGGACAAGCCTTATTACAAGAACGCTCCCAAGCCCAGATTTGATGAAAGCAGTACTACCTACATTACCAGGTCCACCATCATTAAGGGTACAATTCAAACGGATGGGGATTTGAAAATTGCGGGCCGGATCGAAGGCAATGTGGAAGGGCGCAACATCGCCTTGATCGGGGGAAGGATCATCGGCGATGTCAATTGCACCAACATGGAAGTGGACGATGCCCGGATTGAAGGAAATATTACTGCTTTGGAAGCAGTGCACATAGGCAAGGAAAACGTGATCCTGGGCAATGTGGCCGCCAACCGGGGTAGGGTGGCCGGGAAAATAAAGGGACATGTCACCGTCCAGCAAGATCTGGAGGTCGAAGCGGAAGCCGTCATCCTGGGCGATATTACGGCGGATTTGATCAGCGTCCAGAAGGGTGCTGCCTTGCAGGGTAATGTAATTGTGGGACGGGAACAGGTTAATTCCGTCGCGCAAAAAATCCAAGAGGCAAACGATACCCTGGATTCCTAACTGGGGAAAGAAAACTGCTTGAAGTCCTGAGACTTGAAAGCAGTTTTTTTATTTGCGCCGGTGGGTTTTGTGGATCCACTTAAGCTCCGGTTCACAACCACGGCCCCGTGGGCGATTGGGGAAGAAACCGTGAATTTTGCCATTTTGGCAAGACTTCTTTGACAAAATGGCAAGAATCACGGGGGTCACCAAGCCGTGGTACCGGCCGGGGCAGCTGCTGCCCGGGGCGTAAACCGGTACGGGGCAGGCTTTAGGCCGGGTGAAGGCCGGCCTTTTTTATTTGGCACGCTCCTTGCTCATTCATTACCGGTGCAAAACATCGACGCAGGGAGGTAGAAGGACATGAAACCATTCGGTACTCCGGCCAAGGCGGAGACGCCGACCGGGGATGGGCCTAAGTGGGCCATGGTGATTGACTTGGCTAAATGTATCGGCTGTTCTACCTGTACGGTAGCCTGCAAAGCCGAAAATCGCACACCGCCGGGGGTTAGTTACAATGTGGTCTTGACCCGGGAAAGGGGGCGTTTTCCCCAGGTCACGGTGGAGCATATACCCAGGCCCTGCATGCAGTGCGAGCGTCCGGCCTGTGCCCAGGTCTGCCCGGTGAAAGCCACCTATAAGATGGCCAACGGTATCACGGCGATCGATTATGAACGCTGTATCGGCTGCCGGTACTGCATTACCGCCTGCCCTTACGGCGCCAGGTCTTTTGACTTCGGCCACAGTTACGAGCAGGAGATGATTTCCTTCGACGCAGTCCAAGCACCGGAATACGGGGTTGACCGGGGCCCGCGAGAGGGGTCCAAATCTCCCAAGGGCACGGTCCGGAAGTGTACTTTCTGTTTCCACCGGCTGTCCCGGGGGGAGGAGCCGGCTTGTGTGGAAACGTGCCTCGGCGATGCCAGGTACTTTGGGGATCTCAGTGACCCAAACAGCATCGTATCTAAACTGGCGGCCGGTCCTAGAGCCTTTTATTTAAAAGAATCCATGGGCACTTTGCCCAGGGTCATCTATTTAAAGTGAGGTGGTGCACATGACAACTGAGGTCAAAGCAATGCCGGAGCAAGCTGCGGTACCGCGCAAATCCACGGGACTCATGTTATGGTATGTTTGCCTGCTGGCGACCGTGGCGGTGGGATTTGCCGCCATTGTGACGCGAGCCGCCCAGGGCTTGGGTGTGACCCATTTAACCAGCGATGTTCCCTGGGGAGCATGGGTAGCATTCTATATTTACTTCGTAGGCTTGAGCGCAGGAGCGTTTCTCCTCTCCTCGCTGATCCATGTCTTTGATATGCATCATCTTGAAAAAGTAGGAAAAGACGCGACCCTGGTGGCCATTATCGCCATGATCCTGGCCCTGGCCTTTATCTTGATCGATATCGGGCGGATGGACCGGTTCTGGCATGCCCTGGTCTACGGCAATATCACCAGTGTCCTGGCTTATGAAGTGCGCTTTTATGTGGTCTATATCATCCTGTTGGCTGCCGAGTTGTGGCTGGCCATGCGCCGGGATCTGGTGCTTACCGCTCAGGGTACGGGCCCAAGGGCTGCCCTGGCCCGCATCCTGAAACTGGGCAGCCGTGATACTTCGGAAAAGGCCCGGCAAAGAGACCTGCGCTGGTTGAAAATACTGGGTGCCATCGGCATTCCCATCGCCATCTTTGGTGTGCACGGGGGAACCGGTTTGCTGTTTGCCGTGGTGAAGGCCCGGCATTACTGGAATACGGCCATTTTCCCCGTGGTGTTTGTGGTATCGGCCCTGGTATCCGGTACCGCCCTGGTCACCGCCATTTACATCATCAAGACCAGACTGGCGGGCAAGCAAGTGGATGGGAACCTGCTGCAGTCCTTGAGCGGTCTCATGATGCTGTTCCTCTTGGTTGACATTGGCCTGCAGATCTTCGAGTTCATCGTCAGTTTTTACGGTCTCCAGCCGGAGGCGCTTCATTCCCTCCATTACATGCTGGCGGGGCCCCATGCCGGGGTATTCTGGCTGGTACAGGTGGGTGTGGGGATGATCATCCCGATTGCCTTGTATAGCATGAAAGGGGCTCGCCGGTCGCCGGTAGCTATGTTGGTGGCGGCGCTGGCCATCCTCATTGGTATTTTGGGCGTGCGTTTCAATATCGTATTGCCGGCCCTGATACCGCCGGTACTACCTGGGTTGCCGGAAGGACAGTACTATCCTACCGGGTCGGAATGGATGGCTTCCGGCGGCATTATCGCCATGGGCATGCTTCTATATACTTTGGCGGTTCGCTTATTACCCATTGATGAGTCTTAAGGAGGAAGGCGATGATGAAGACCAAGAAGACCTGTTGGCAGTTGACTAGACGCAATTTTATTAAAGGAAGTATTCTCATCGGTGGTGCCGCTGCGTTGACACCCGTCATGGCGAAAGAGCGGGGGGATCACCGCCCGGCGCCCTGGTACGACAGCCCCCACGGGGTTGGTCAAGATTTTGAGGATTATGATGCCACTAATGTGATCTACAGCCTTTGCGAGCAGTGCAATACCCACTGTACCATCAAGGTGGTGTTCAAGGAACAGGAGGGGGTAGCCGCCGGTCCCAGTGTGGTGCGCAAGATTGCCGGTAACCCGTACAGCCCCCTCAATACCCAGCCCTTTGGGCAGATTCCTTATGAGACTTCCCCGGTGGAGGCTGTCAAAGGAAAAGGGGACCCGGCGGTGGACGGGCGGTCTTTCCGGGGTGGAAGAACTTGTCTCAAAGGACAGGCGGGGATCCAGACGGCTTACGATGCCTTGCGGGTAACCCAGCCCCTCAAGCGGGTGGGACCCAGGGGCAGCGGTGAATTCCAGACCATTTCCTGGGAGCAGGCCATCAGGGAAATACTGGAGGGAAGCGATTTAGGGACTCCCGGCATCAAGGAGTGCAACAAGTTTGTGCCCCAGGGACAGGTCATGGCAGACTGGGAACTGGTCAAAGCCGGTGAGATGTCTCAAGCAGATTTTGACCGGAAGTACGCCGGCGTGCTGATCGATACCAAGCATCCGGACTTGGGGCCTAAAGTCAATCAAATCGTCAGCCTGGTGGGGGACCGGAGGGATTTCATCCAGGAACGCTTTTGGTTCAAGTCATTAGGCAGTATCAATACCATCCATCACGGGGGCATCTGCGGTATGCCCGGGGTGATGGGCAATGTGCAGTCTTTTACCGGTCCCCAGAAAAAGCGGATGTACAGTGACATTGATCATGCGGAGTACCTGATCATCTGGGGCACGGATCCTTTCGTGGCCAATAAAGGGCCCAGTTGGCTGGCGCCTAAACTAATGAAGGCTCTGGAGCGGGGCATGAAGCTGGTCGTGGTGGATCCCCGCATGAGCGCCGCGGCGGAAAAGGCCCACCGGTGGCTTCCCATCATTCCCGGGACCGACGCTGCCCTGGCCCTGGGCATGGCCCGGTGGATCATTGAGCACAAGCGGTACGACGAGCGGTACTTGCTGAATCCGAACAAAGAGGCAGCTAAGGCCGACGGGGAACCCACCTGGTCCGATGCCACTCACCTGGTCAACTTGAGCGACCCGAAGAGACCGAAATTGAAGGCCGCGGACCTGGGCATCGGGGGTAATGAGTATGTGGTGCTGCAAAACGGTGTGCCGGTGCCGGCGGACCAAGCCGCCGAGGGTACTCTGGAAGTGGATACCACCATTAACGGCATCCGGGTGAAATCCGCCTTTACCCTGTTTAAAGAGAGATGTTTTGAAAGGACTTTAGCGGAATATGCCCAGATATGCGGTATTCCCGCCCAGGACATTGCTGCCGTGGCGGAGGAATTTACCTCTTACGGGAAGAAGGCGTCCATCACCTCTTACCGGGGACCGGCCATGCATACGAATGGTTTTTATGCTATCCGGGCCATCGCCTGCCTCAATCACCTGTTGGGCAACTATGACTGGAAAGGCGGGGCCATCTCCAGCGGGGCCCAATACAGCCCGTTAAGCGGTCTCTATGATCTCTTAGGTGTACCGGGCGAGCGGACCGCCTGGGGAGTCACCATGTTTCGCCGGGGTCCTTATGAAAAGAGCAGTCTTTTTGCCAGGGACGGCTACCCGGCCAAACGGCCCTGGTTCCCCATCGGCAATCACGCTATTTTTGAGGTGCTTCCCAGTATCGGGGAAGGGTATCCCTATCCCATCAAAGCTTTATTCATTCACCGGATTGCGCCGACTCTTTCCGCAGGGGACGGGGAGAGAACGCTGGAAATCCTGAAGGACACGGAAAAAGTACCCTTGCTGGTAGTGTCGGACCTGGTGGTCAGTGAAGCGGCATCTGTGGCAGACTACATTTTGCCTGATTTGAGCTACCTGGAAAGATGGGGTTTTGAAACCATCTACCCGAACCAGCCGTTAAAACTAAGCCATTTCCAGCAGCCGGCTACCCGGGTTTTCGACGGGCCCAGGGCTTTTGAGGATGTGCTCATCGAAATAGGCAAGGCCCTTAACTTGCCCGGGGTGGGGGATAATGCTTTCCCCGACGGCAGTCACCTGCACTGCGCCGAAGACTTTTACCTCAAGCTGGTGGCGAACATTGCTTTCGACGGAGAACCGGTTCCCGATGCCGGCCCCGAAGAGCAGGCATTGTTCATCACCACCAGGCAAAAGGCCCTGGGTCCCTATTTCGATGAACAAAAGTGGCGGCAGGCCGTGCGGCCCCAGGAATGGCCGAAGGTGGTCTATGTCCTGAACCGGGGCGGGCGCTTTGAAGCCCCCGGCCGGGAGTATGTGGGCGAGCACATCAAATATCAATACGGCAACCAGGCGGATTTCTATTCCGAGCGGGTGGCCCAGCACCGCCATTCATATACCGGGGAGTATTTTGACGGGCTGCCCCGTTACGAACCCCAGCGCTTCTTCAACGGCGAGGAAATCCGGGATGATGCTTATCCCCTGTACATGATCAACTGGAAAGCCCATTATATCGGCACCCACCGGAACATCAGCGATGCCTGGTTAAGGGAAATTGAAAGGGAAAACTTCTTGTGGATTAATCCCGTCGATGCCGTGGCCAGGGGCATTAAAGACGGTGATCCGGTTTTGATCAAGTCGGCCAATGCCCAGGTCCAAGGCGTCGCCAAAGTCACCGAGCGGATCCGGCCGGGGGTGGTAGGCAGCAACTACAATTACGGGCATTATGCCTACGGTACCGTGCCGGTGAAGATCGACGGCAAACCGACCGCGACGGACCCGGTTTACGGTCATGTACCCTGGGCCCAGAAGCCCCACAGCGGTTATGCCGGGCCGCGCCGGGCCGGCTTTTCGGCCAACCTCCTCCTGCGGCATGATGAAGCTCTCCACGGGGGAACCATCTTCGATCCGGTGGGAGCAGGACCCGGGCAGTTGAGCGGCAAAGTGGAGGTATTAAAACTATAACCGGGAACAGCGGGCGAACTGTGTGATAAACGGTTCGCTCGCTTATTTCATGCACACTATTGACTTTAGCTCCAAATCATTGTCTCTTGTATCTAAGGGACTAATGGGATACAGGTTAGACAAAGTCTTTGAAAAAATGCTGCTTTCTTAAATTAAATTAAATAAAAGTCAGAGTTTTTCATGGTAAAATAAGAATAGAGGAGGGCGTCCAAGGTGAGACGAGAGGGGTGATGGGATGAGAGAAAAGGTCTGTCAATCCATTCTTTACAATTCCCCTATCGGATATGCCTATGTCAGAGCTCTAACGGATGAACAAGGATTGGTTTGTGACTTTGAGGTCTTGGATGTGAACCGGGCTTTGGAGGAGTTAGTCGGGGCGAAAAGTGAGGAGATTGTCGGCAGGCGGGTCACCCGGCTCTTACCGGATCTGAAGGAGAGCAGGTGGGATTGGTTTGCCTATTACGGTGAGCTTGCCCTTGAGGGCGGGAATAGGGAATTTACTTATTATTCGGAAAAACTGGGCAAGTGGTTGCGCGTGCAGGCTTATGCCCCGGAAAAATACCATATTGTTCTCTTTCTTAACGACATTTCGCAAGAAATACGGCAAATCCGGGAATTGGATACCTTATTCAAGGTGTCGCCGGATTTGCTTTGCGTTTTAGGGCGGGATTACAGCATCACCAGGGTTAACAAAGCTTTTGAACAATTCGCCGGGAAGAAGGCGGAGGAACTGGTGGGCGCGGGACTCTTGAGTTTTACTTACCCGGCGGATCGGGAGTATACCCGGGCTAAACTGGAAGCTTTAGCGTCACAGGACGATCCTGTTAAGTTTGTCAATCGCCTTTACGGTCATGACGGGGCCTATCACTATCTGGAGTGGCACGGCTTAGCCCACGGTTCCCAGCTGTATTTGGCCGCCAGGGACATTACCCACAGCCGGATCGAACGGGCCTATTTCGAGGCGCTGTTTTTGAACAGCACCGATGCCATGCTTTACTTTGACCGGGAAACGAAGGTTTTTAATCTCAACAAGCAGTTTACGGAATTATTCGGTTATACATTAGAAGAGCTCAAGGGAGTGCCCTTGTGCCAGTTCTTCCCCCCTGAGCCGGAGGACGGGCCGGCGTTGTGCCAGCGGATCCTGCAAGGAGAGAGCGTCGCCCTGGAGACCGTCCGCATCAGTAAATCCGGCAGGCGCATTCCCGTGGCGGTGAAAGGGGGACCGGTCTATATCGACGGCGAGTTAAAAGGCGGTTTTGCCGTGTACACGGATATTTCCGAGCGAAAGGCTTATGAGGAGCACTTGAAGCACCTCAGTCTCCATGACCAGCTGACGGGGTTGTACAACCGGAATTTCTTTGAAACCCAGGTTAAAATCATTGAAAAAAGCAAGCGGTATCCCATTTCCGTTATCGTCTTTGACGTGGATGGCTTGAAACTGGTCAATGACACGCTGGGACATGCCCAGGGTGATAAGCTGCTGCAGCTGATTGCCAATGTGATTGCCAAATCCCTCCGGGCCAGTGATTTCCTGGCCCGCATCGGCGGCGACGAGTTCGTGGCGGTGCTGCCGGAAACCGATGAAGAAACGGTCCTCAAAATCGCCGACCGCATCAGGGCCAACATCCGGAAAGCCAATGAGGCATCCAAGGAGTTCCCCGTCAGCGTTTCCGTGGGTGCGGCAACGGCGGCAAACCACTATACCACCATCGAAGAAGTCTTGCGCAAGGCCGATGAAAGAATGTATCATGAAAAACTGGTGGAGAAACGGGGCACCAAGGGAGAAATGCTGGCTTTCCTGCTCAAGGCTTTAAGAGATATGAATGCCGGGAAAAATGAAACTTAAATTGTGCCCAAGTGGAACTTTTTCTCTTCCTCTTCTTTCCTTCAAATAGTTTTTATGGTATTATAGGATTGAGATGGCGGCAACGCTCCTGGTGGAAAGGGTCAGCAACCATGTTCTTAACTCAGGAAGAGATCTTCCTGTTCAACGAAGGAACTTTTTACCACAGCTATCTAAAATTCGGAGCTCATCAGGTTAAGTGGAACGGTATGACGGGAGTTCACTTCGCCTTGTGGGCTCCGAATGCTTATCGGGTCAAAGTGGTCGGGGATTTCAACGGCTGGCGGGGAGACAAGCATGAAATGCACCGGCGGGCCGGCGGGGTATGGACTCTCTTTATCCCGGGCCTGGCCGAGGGGGCATTATACAAATACGAAATTACGACGCCTGCGGGTGAAGTTTTCCTGAAGGCGGACCCTTATGCTTTCTACGGGGAACTGAGGCCCGGCACGGCTTCCATCGTTTATTCCCTGGACGGGTACCCCTGGCGGGACCACAAGTGGCTGAAGAAGCGCCGCCGGTCCCGGCAGAAGGCGAAACCCCTCAACATTTACGAAGTCCACCTGGGCTCCTGGAAGCGTAAACCCGGCGGGGACTTCTACAGTTACCGGGAGCTGGCTGAGGAACTGATTCCCTATGTCAAGGACATGGGTTTTACCCACTTGGAACTCTTGCCGTTAATGGAACATCCTTTTGACGGTTCCTGGGGCTATCAAGTGACGGGATACTATGCCGCCACCAGCCGGTACGGTACGCCCCGTGATTTGATGTATTTTGTGGATGAATGCCACCGGCATGGGCTGGGCGTGATCCTGGATTGGGTGCCGGGGCATTTTTGTAAAGATGCCCACGGGTTGGGACGCTTTGACGGTTCTCCTTTGTTTGAAGAAGAGGAGCACCGGGAATGGGGTACTTATAAATTCAACTTCCACCGGCGGGAAGTCTGGAGTTTTTTGATCAGCAACGCCGTCTTCTGGTTGGACAAGTTCCATGTGGACGGCCTGCGGGTGGACGGGGTTACCAGCATGCTGTATCTGGATTACGCTAAAGAGCCGGGGGCCTGGCAGCCCAACATCTACGGCGGCCGGGAGAACTTGGCCGCGGTAGCCTTCCTGCAGCAGCTGAACGAAACGGTAGCCCGTTATTTTCCCGATGTGCTCATGATCGCGGAAGAGTCCACCGCTTGGCCCAATGTTACCAAACCTCCCCGGGCAGGCGGGTTAGGTTTTCATTATAAATGGAACATGGGTTGGATGAATGATACTTTACAATACGCGGCCACGGATTTTCCCTGGCGGCGGGAAAGGCATCATCTCCTTACTTTTTCCATGATGTACGCTTTTGCCGAGGATTTCATCCTCCCCCTGTCCCACGACGAGGTGGTCCACGGCAAGAAATCCTTAATCGGCAAACTCCCCGGTGACTACTGGCGGCAGTTTGCGGGCCTGCGGTTGCTGTACCTGTATCAAATGTGCCACCCGGGGAAAAAGCTGCTTTTCATGGGCGGCGAACTGGGGCAGTTTATCGAATGGCGGTACTATGAAGGGTTGGAATGGTTCCTCCTGGCCTATCCCATGCACAGAAAATTGCGAGAATTCGTACGAAAGATCAACTGGTTATATCGTCAAGAAAGGTGCCTCTGGGAATTGGACGGCGGTTGGGACGGTTTTCAATGGCTGGAACCCAACAACGCAGCCCAGAGCGTCTACGTCTTTTTGCGGCGGGCCAAGGACGGCGCCTTCCTGCTGGTGGCTCTCAATTTCCAACCGGACTATTACCCCGTCTACCGGATCGGTGTCCCGGGCCCAGGCCGGTATGCGGAAATACTAAACAGCGATGATCCCCGGTACGGGGGATCCGGCCGGCTGAACCGGGAACCGGTAGAAGCGGAGCCGGTACCCTGGCAGGGACAGGAATACTCCATTGTCATCGAGCTGCCTCCTTTGGCAGGAGTTCTACTGAAACCCGTGCCTGCATAGCATTGATCTTGTGTGTGGTGAAGGAAGAAAGGAGGGCAGGGCGTGTTTGCTACGAAAGAAAGCTTTTGCGAAGCTTACCTGGCCAAATTTGCCGAAACCCACGGGAAATCCTTTGAGGAAAGCACCCCCTGGGAAAGGTATCAAACCCTGGTGCTCCTGGTGAAGGAATGGTTTGCGGAGAACTGGGTGGAGACCAACAATGCCTATACCAGGGACCAGGTGAAGCAAGTCTATTACTTTTCCATGGAATTCCTCATCGGGAAACTCCTGTCCTAT
This window of the Clostridia bacterium genome carries:
- the pckA gene encoding phosphoenolpyruvate carboxykinase (ATP); the encoded protein is MKLNPFPLQAKKVHFNLSVPQLVEAALARQEGRLTSTGALAVETGKYTGRSPNDRFIVNDPAVRDQIDWGPVNRPIAPDKFHRLYADVLAYLKNKELFVFDGFAGADKTYRMPIRVINEYAWHNLFAHQLFLRPAAGELAHHRPEFTVISAPGFEANPAVHGTNSEAFIIISFTDRLVLIGGTKYAGEIKKSIFSVMNYLLPQKNVLSMHCSANQSKDGQVALFFGLSGTGKTTLSADPNRFLIGDDEHGWSEAGIFNIEGGCYAKCINLSAEKEPQIYQAIKFGAVVENVILQESARLADYDDDRLTENTRAAYPVDHIPNALIPGVAAHPKVIVFLTADAFGVLPPIARLSKEQAMYHFLSGYTSKLAGTERGITEPQATFSACFGAPFLPLNPAVYAEMLGKKIDEHQVRVYLVNTGWTGGPYGTGKRMDLPYTRAMITAALNGELERQEFTVHPVFGLAVPRACPGVPAEVLDPRATWPDPAAYDRQAEKLAQLFVDNFQKFNRVSDAIKAAAPKVS
- a CDS encoding polysaccharide deacetylase, coding for MYLGSVRFYKHVIYLSMALILVGLILGIYALGKELLGRFTLPSAGAAETVAAAVEEVIPPPPEAEEEAVQPAAFDQLPYQTAFPELYALPPAAQRQAQNVAYLTFDDGPSARTLEILDILKEHEIKATFFVVTENCDAEILKRIVAEGHAIGIHTHSHKYTEIYRSVEDYLADFQKAYDIIYQATSVKPDIFRFPGGSINSYNRGIYQELISEMLRRGFVYYDWNISTLDTVPRISAEKIIQHVASSIQGQSNLFILAHDSGDKRNTVEALPEIIDLVKARGYVFDKIENSVKPVVFAYPE
- a CDS encoding polymer-forming cytoskeletal protein; translation: MVSNFKQAWREVFSFSKASGSGAQNETGHGLPQNNLVDTAGGKETAAPKGPDQKEDKPYYKNAPKPRFDESSTTYITRSTIIKGTIQTDGDLKIAGRIEGNVEGRNIALIGGRIIGDVNCTNMEVDDARIEGNITALEAVHIGKENVILGNVAANRGRVAGKIKGHVTVQQDLEVEAEAVILGDITADLISVQKGAALQGNVIVGREQVNSVAQKIQEANDTLDS
- a CDS encoding 4Fe-4S dicluster domain-containing protein, which codes for MKPFGTPAKAETPTGDGPKWAMVIDLAKCIGCSTCTVACKAENRTPPGVSYNVVLTRERGRFPQVTVEHIPRPCMQCERPACAQVCPVKATYKMANGITAIDYERCIGCRYCITACPYGARSFDFGHSYEQEMISFDAVQAPEYGVDRGPREGSKSPKGTVRKCTFCFHRLSRGEEPACVETCLGDARYFGDLSDPNSIVSKLAAGPRAFYLKESMGTLPRVIYLK
- the nrfD gene encoding polysulfide reductase NrfD yields the protein MLWYVCLLATVAVGFAAIVTRAAQGLGVTHLTSDVPWGAWVAFYIYFVGLSAGAFLLSSLIHVFDMHHLEKVGKDATLVAIIAMILALAFILIDIGRMDRFWHALVYGNITSVLAYEVRFYVVYIILLAAELWLAMRRDLVLTAQGTGPRAALARILKLGSRDTSEKARQRDLRWLKILGAIGIPIAIFGVHGGTGLLFAVVKARHYWNTAIFPVVFVVSALVSGTALVTAIYIIKTRLAGKQVDGNLLQSLSGLMMLFLLVDIGLQIFEFIVSFYGLQPEALHSLHYMLAGPHAGVFWLVQVGVGMIIPIALYSMKGARRSPVAMLVAALAILIGILGVRFNIVLPALIPPVLPGLPEGQYYPTGSEWMASGGIIAMGMLLYTLAVRLLPIDES